The genomic interval GCGTGGAAGAGCTGAACTTGCCGATGATGACCGATGCAAACACGTCCCAGTTCGGCACGGCCTTTACCGTCTCGATAGAAGCGAAGAAGGGAGTTACTACAGGGATCTCTGCCGCTGACAGGGCAACAACGATACTGACGGCTATCGACCCGAAAATGACCGCTGAAGACCTTGCAAGGCCCGGCCATGTCTTTCCTCTCCGCGCAAAGCCGGGCGGAGTCTTGCAGAGGGCCGGCCAGACCGAGGGATCTGTCGATCTCTCAAGACTTGCAGGTCTCTATCCCGCCGGTGTAATCTGCGAGATCATGAGCGATGACGGTACCATGGCGAGGGTGCCCGAGCTCATGGAGTTTGCTGCAAGACATCACCTGAAGATCGTGACGGTGAAGGACCTTATTCACTTCAGGATACGGACTGACCGGTTCATCAAGAGGGTCTCTGATGTGAAACTTCCTACCGACCACGGAGAGTTCAGGGCTGTCGCCTATACGAATGACATGGATTCGAATGTCCATATCGCTCTCGTGAAGGGAGAGATAAAGCCTGAGGATCCGGTATTGGTGAGGGTCCACTCGGAATGCCTCACCGGCGATGTCTTCGGATCGAAGAGATGCGATTGCGGGGAACAACTCCACAGGGCAATGGCGATGATCCATAAGGCCGGGAAGGGCGTTATCCTTTATATGAGGCAGGAGGGCAGGGGCATAGGCCTGGCGAACAAGCTGAGGGCCTATGAACTCCAGGACAAGGGACTCGATACTGTCGAGGCAAACCTGAAGCTCGGGTTCAAACCCGACCTGAGGGATTACGGTATCGGCGCCCAGATCCTTGTGGACCTCGGCGTCAGGAAGATGCGCCTCATGACCAACAACCCCAAGAAAATCGTCGGCCTTGAAGGATACGGTCTCAAGGTCGTCGAGAGGATGGCGATCGAGACGAGCCCTCACGAGAAGAATATCATCTACCTCAAGACAAAGAAGAAAAAACTCGGCCACATGCTCGAGAACGTCTAGACTTGTTTGAAGTGGGACAGGATATTTTGTATCTCCTTTCGTCATTGTCTCGAAAATGACGTCCTCATCTTTAAGAGCCTTTATTTCTTGTGTCGATGTATATTCAGCAAGATATATATAACCGGCAAGAAAGTATAAATTGTCTCTCGTGCTCTATGGCAACAATCCTTAGTCCTTATA from Thermodesulfovibrionales bacterium carries:
- a CDS encoding bifunctional 3,4-dihydroxy-2-butanone-4-phosphate synthase/GTP cyclohydrolase II — translated: MQKYTFNTIDEAIKDIARGKMVILVDDEDRENEGDLCMAAEKVTPAAINFMAKHGRGLICLSLTPQRVEELNLPMMTDANTSQFGTAFTVSIEAKKGVTTGISAADRATTILTAIDPKMTAEDLARPGHVFPLRAKPGGVLQRAGQTEGSVDLSRLAGLYPAGVICEIMSDDGTMARVPELMEFAARHHLKIVTVKDLIHFRIRTDRFIKRVSDVKLPTDHGEFRAVAYTNDMDSNVHIALVKGEIKPEDPVLVRVHSECLTGDVFGSKRCDCGEQLHRAMAMIHKAGKGVILYMRQEGRGIGLANKLRAYELQDKGLDTVEANLKLGFKPDLRDYGIGAQILVDLGVRKMRLMTNNPKKIVGLEGYGLKVVERMAIETSPHEKNIIYLKTKKKKLGHMLENV